One part of the Thiothrix nivea DSM 5205 genome encodes these proteins:
- a CDS encoding antibiotic biosynthesis monooxygenase family protein, with protein sequence MFIVIFRATTRELDAEYSVTAARMRELAMQEFGCLDFHSVCEGREEISLSYWPDEASIRAWKNHPEHLLAQQRGRERWYESYSVEIAQVSRQYQVTGK encoded by the coding sequence TATTTTCCGTGCTACCACCCGCGAACTGGATGCGGAATACAGCGTAACGGCTGCCCGGATGCGTGAACTGGCGATGCAGGAGTTCGGCTGCCTTGATTTCCACTCCGTTTGTGAAGGCAGGGAAGAGATTTCCCTGTCCTACTGGCCCGATGAAGCCAGCATCCGGGCATGGAAAAATCACCCGGAACACCTGTTGGCGCAACAACGGGGGCGTGAACGCTGGTATGAGTCCTACTCAGTGGAAATAGCGCAGGTTTCCCGACAATACCAGGTTACAGGAAAGTAG